A region from the Pseudomonas sp. KU26590 genome encodes:
- a CDS encoding aldo/keto reductase: MKFVKLGSTGLDVSKLCLGCMTFGDPDAGTHPWTLDENASRPIIKHAVEQGINFFDTANSYSAGTSEIIVGKLLKAFTRREETVIATKVFFPANMWEGSKRPNEQGLSRKAIMANIDASLTRLGTDYVDLYQIHRWDYHTPIEETMEALHDVVRAGKARYIGASSMFAWQFAKAQQVAAAHGWSRFVSMQNYLNLVYREEQREMIPLCLDQGVGLMPWSPMARGRLTRPHGQQTERTKTDISGQSFYEATEAEDGRVIDVVEKIASERGVPMAQVALAWVLAQRGVSAPIVGASKPHHLDDAIAALDLVLSDDEVKRLEAPYVPHAVTGFA; this comes from the coding sequence ATGAAGTTCGTGAAGCTGGGTTCCACGGGGCTGGACGTGTCGAAGTTGTGTCTGGGGTGCATGACGTTTGGCGACCCGGACGCCGGCACGCACCCGTGGACGCTGGATGAAAACGCCAGCCGGCCGATCATCAAGCACGCCGTCGAGCAAGGCATCAACTTCTTCGACACGGCCAACAGCTACTCGGCGGGCACCTCGGAAATCATCGTCGGCAAACTGCTGAAGGCATTCACCCGCCGCGAAGAAACCGTCATCGCGACCAAGGTGTTTTTTCCGGCCAATATGTGGGAAGGCTCCAAGCGACCCAACGAACAAGGGCTGTCGAGAAAAGCCATCATGGCCAACATCGATGCCAGCCTGACGCGGCTGGGCACCGATTACGTCGACCTGTACCAGATCCATCGCTGGGATTATCACACCCCCATCGAGGAAACCATGGAGGCGCTGCACGACGTGGTCCGGGCCGGCAAGGCGCGCTACATTGGCGCGTCGTCGATGTTCGCCTGGCAGTTCGCCAAGGCTCAGCAGGTCGCGGCCGCCCATGGCTGGAGCCGCTTCGTGTCCATGCAGAACTACCTCAATCTGGTGTATCGCGAAGAACAGCGCGAGATGATTCCGTTGTGCCTGGATCAGGGCGTCGGCCTGATGCCATGGAGCCCGATGGCCCGTGGCAGGCTGACACGGCCACACGGCCAGCAAACCGAACGCACCAAGACCGACATCTCCGGGCAGTCGTTTTACGAGGCCACGGAAGCGGAAGACGGCCGCGTCATTGATGTGGTGGAAAAGATTGCCAGTGAGCGCGGCGTGCCCATGGCCCAGGTCGCGCTGGCGTGGGTGTTGGCCCAGCGTGGCGTGTCGGCGCCGATTGTCGGGGCGTCCAAGCCGCACCATCTGGACGATGCGATCGCGGCGCTGGATCTGGTGCTCAGCGACGACGAAGTGAAACGCCTTGAAGCGCCCTACGTTCCCCACGCTGTAACGGGCTTCGCGTGA
- a CDS encoding methyl-accepting chemotaxis protein, with amino-acid sequence MNLRRLNIAPRSLICFGFFAVLISAVGLFSLMQASKLKDARDALQDNVLPTLLAIADIKNDLLTIRLGNTSLRAAQSAASNDAAMKRVSQGRTDLEKDVQGLKSLLISERGLSAYADMARDLQAYLAVHARFLDAVKQKRDDIVVSLTEPSGEQTRAADALTKDIATIADLAKQKMQDSDVAADESYDQARNVIIAAIVVALAATLALAALFTRSLVAPIAKALAVAENIAANDLSKPIQVDGSDEPGRLLQALSVMQQNLRHTLSELGHSSNQLASTSEEMTAVTEESLRGVQRQNDEINQAATAINQMSAAVEEVAHNASLASTAARDSSDSAEQGRLRVNETISAINELHQSVGTTADEINGLAGQVQNISGVLDVIRGIADQTNLLALNAAIEAARAGEAGRGFAVVADEVRALAHRTQQSTAEIEKMIDSIQGGTHKAVTAMGQSSERARVSLDVAGAAGRALAEIKTAIVLINERNVSIATATEEQAQVAREVDRNLTSIRDLSLQTSAGAHQTSAASNELSQLAVGLNGLVMQFRT; translated from the coding sequence ATGAACCTCCGACGCCTTAACATCGCCCCCCGCTCCCTGATCTGCTTCGGCTTTTTTGCCGTATTGATCTCCGCCGTCGGACTGTTCTCGCTGATGCAAGCCTCTAAGCTCAAAGACGCCAGGGACGCCCTGCAGGACAACGTACTCCCCACCCTCCTCGCCATCGCCGACATCAAAAATGACCTGCTGACCATTCGCCTGGGCAACACCAGCCTGCGCGCAGCACAAAGCGCCGCCAGCAACGACGCGGCCATGAAGCGGGTCAGTCAGGGTCGCACCGACCTTGAGAAAGACGTGCAGGGCCTGAAATCATTGCTCATCTCCGAGCGTGGCCTGAGTGCCTATGCCGATATGGCGCGCGACCTGCAGGCCTATCTCGCCGTGCATGCGCGTTTTCTGGACGCCGTGAAGCAGAAGCGTGACGACATCGTCGTTTCGTTGACTGAACCCTCTGGCGAACAAACCCGCGCGGCAGACGCGCTCACCAAGGACATCGCGACCATCGCCGACCTGGCCAAACAGAAAATGCAGGATTCGGATGTCGCGGCAGATGAAAGTTACGATCAGGCCCGCAATGTCATCATTGCCGCCATCGTGGTGGCGCTGGCCGCCACCCTCGCCCTGGCCGCGTTGTTTACTCGCAGCCTGGTGGCGCCGATCGCCAAAGCCCTGGCCGTCGCGGAAAACATCGCCGCCAACGACCTGAGCAAGCCTATTCAGGTCGACGGTTCCGATGAGCCGGGCCGCTTGCTGCAAGCGCTGTCCGTGATGCAGCAGAACCTGCGCCACACCCTCTCGGAGCTCGGCCACTCGTCCAATCAACTGGCCTCGACCTCGGAAGAAATGACCGCCGTGACCGAAGAATCCCTGCGCGGGGTTCAGCGTCAGAACGACGAAATCAATCAGGCCGCCACCGCCATCAACCAGATGAGCGCAGCGGTGGAAGAAGTCGCACACAACGCCTCTCTCGCCTCCACGGCGGCGCGGGATTCCAGCGACTCGGCGGAACAGGGCCGCCTGCGGGTCAACGAAACCATTTCGGCGATCAACGAGCTGCACCAATCGGTCGGCACCACCGCGGATGAGATCAACGGGCTGGCCGGCCAGGTGCAGAACATCAGCGGCGTGCTGGACGTGATTCGCGGCATCGCCGATCAGACCAACCTGCTCGCCCTCAACGCGGCCATCGAAGCCGCCCGCGCTGGCGAAGCCGGACGTGGTTTCGCGGTAGTAGCCGACGAAGTCCGCGCCCTGGCGCACCGCACCCAACAGTCCACCGCCGAGATCGAAAAGATGATCGACTCGATTCAGGGTGGCACCCACAAGGCGGTCACGGCCATGGGCCAGAGCAGCGAGCGCGCGCGGGTCAGTCTGGACGTCGCAGGTGCGGCCGGTCGCGCCCTCGCGGAAATCAAAACCGCCATCGTGCTGATCAATGAACGCAACGTCAGCATCGCGACGGCCACGGAAGAACAGGCCCAGGTCGCCCGGGAAGTCGATCGCAACCTGACCAGCATCCGCGACCTGTCGCTGCAGACGTCTGCCGGCGCCCATCAGACCTCGGCGGCGAGCAACGAGCTGTCGCAACTGGCGGTGGGCCTGAACGGTCTGGTGATGCAATTCAGAACTTAA
- a CDS encoding glutathione S-transferase, with protein MTIYDWFNGPYPARVRIALAEKNLLPRIEFVSVNLWNGEHKKPEFLDINYSGTLPVLELQDGTLIAECTAITQYLDALVGSPELTGATPVEKGRIHMMTKRAEIEFLDAVSTYFHHGTPGLGPDVELYQNAEWGNRMCDKAVRGMRYFDSVLKMQPFVAGDSFSMADIAVFGGMIFASLVELAVPADCEALLAWHARMNERPSIQTWRAMVAAGGPQG; from the coding sequence ATGACCATTTACGACTGGTTCAATGGCCCTTACCCGGCCCGGGTCCGCATCGCCCTGGCAGAGAAAAACCTGCTGCCGCGAATCGAATTCGTATCAGTGAACCTGTGGAATGGCGAGCACAAGAAACCCGAGTTTCTCGACATCAATTACTCCGGCACGCTCCCCGTGCTTGAACTGCAAGACGGCACGCTGATCGCCGAGTGCACCGCCATTACCCAGTACCTTGACGCCCTCGTGGGCAGCCCCGAGCTCACCGGCGCAACGCCTGTGGAAAAAGGCCGCATTCACATGATGACCAAACGCGCGGAGATCGAGTTTCTCGACGCGGTCAGCACGTATTTCCATCACGGCACGCCTGGCCTGGGGCCTGACGTCGAGCTGTACCAGAACGCCGAATGGGGCAACCGCATGTGCGACAAGGCCGTACGGGGCATGCGCTATTTCGACAGTGTGCTGAAGATGCAGCCGTTCGTAGCCGGGGACTCGTTTTCGATGGCCGACATCGCAGTCTTCGGCGGGATGATCTTCGCCTCGCTGGTGGAGCTCGCGGTGCCGGCAGACTGTGAGGCGCTGCTGGCCTGGCACGCACGGATGAATGAACGTCCGAGCATCCAGACCTGGCGGGCCATGGTCGCAGCCGGCGGGCCCCAAGGCTGA
- a CDS encoding TetR/AcrR family transcriptional regulator — protein MSENAREAILAAAKTAAQLHGYSGINFRSIGETVGIKNASIYYHFPSKAELGAAVAARYWQDTAKALDAIREANPDPLRCLALYSSIFRTSLENGNRLCLSSFMAAEHEDLPEEIRREVKAYADASVAWLADRLMEAGLGSVEHCQRRALAIYTAVAGAQLIARTRSDIELFDALIQDYRDAGLIPTDLKG, from the coding sequence GTGAGCGAAAATGCGCGCGAGGCCATTCTGGCCGCTGCGAAAACGGCAGCGCAGTTGCACGGGTACAGCGGCATCAATTTCCGCAGCATCGGCGAGACGGTCGGCATCAAGAACGCCAGCATCTACTACCACTTCCCGAGCAAGGCCGAGCTGGGCGCTGCGGTGGCGGCGCGTTATTGGCAGGACACTGCCAAGGCGCTTGACGCAATACGCGAGGCGAATCCCGACCCGCTGCGCTGCCTGGCGCTGTATTCGTCGATCTTTCGCACCTCGCTGGAAAACGGCAACCGACTGTGCCTGTCCAGCTTCATGGCTGCAGAGCACGAAGACCTGCCGGAAGAAATCCGCCGCGAGGTAAAAGCCTATGCCGATGCCAGCGTGGCCTGGCTGGCGGACAGGCTGATGGAGGCGGGGTTGGGCAGCGTCGAGCACTGCCAACGCCGCGCACTGGCGATTTACACCGCCGTGGCCGGGGCGCAGCTGATTGCCCGGACCCGATCCGACATCGAACTGTTTGATGCGCTGATTCAGGACTACCGTGACGCCGGGCTGATCCCGACGGACCTGAAAGGGTAG
- a CDS encoding helix-turn-helix domain-containing protein has product MLNLLQLGLASLRLLVLAADSQNLTKAARDAHMTVSAASQRLAALEREAARVCTLHFPV; this is encoded by the coding sequence ATGCTCAACCTGCTGCAACTCGGCCTCGCCTCACTTCGGTTGCTGGTGCTCGCGGCCGACAGTCAGAACCTCACCAAGGCGGCCCGCGACGCGCACATGACCGTATCGGCGGCCAGCCAGCGCCTTGCGGCACTCGAACGGGAAGCGGCCCGCGTGTGCACCCTCCATTTTCCGGTGTGA
- a CDS encoding CaiB/BaiF CoA transferase family protein, translating to MSLPLDGIKVIEMGQLIAGPFAAKILADFGAEVIKIEPPTTGDPLRKWRLLHNGTSVWWAAQSRNKQSVTLDLRQAEAHDVVKRLVKDADILIENFRPGTLEKWGLGWDTLSAINPGLIMLRVSGYGQSGPYRDLPGFGVIGEAMGGLRHLSGEPGRTPVRVGVSIGDSLSALHGVIGVLLALRHREQHQGAGQQVDVALYESVFNMMESLIPEHSVFGAVREPAGSSLPGIAPSNAYRCQDGKYALIAGNGDSIYKRLMEKIERPDLANDPALEHNDGRVRHVARIDAAISTWTAERGLDEVLNALKDANIPAGKIYDAADIAADPHYQARGMLLPSQLDDGTPVTLPGIVPKLLSTPGQVRSRAPTLGQHTDAVLASVGIDADTREQWRARGLI from the coding sequence ATGAGCCTGCCGCTGGATGGCATCAAGGTCATCGAGATGGGCCAACTGATCGCCGGGCCTTTCGCCGCGAAGATCCTCGCGGACTTCGGCGCTGAGGTGATCAAGATTGAGCCGCCGACCACCGGCGACCCCTTGCGCAAATGGCGCCTGCTGCACAACGGCACGTCGGTCTGGTGGGCCGCGCAGTCACGCAATAAGCAGTCGGTGACCCTTGATCTGCGTCAGGCCGAGGCTCACGACGTGGTCAAGCGGCTGGTCAAAGACGCCGACATCCTGATCGAAAATTTTCGCCCCGGCACCCTGGAAAAATGGGGTTTGGGCTGGGATACCCTGAGCGCCATCAACCCGGGCCTGATCATGTTGCGGGTATCGGGCTACGGCCAGTCCGGGCCTTACCGAGACCTGCCGGGCTTCGGCGTGATCGGCGAAGCCATGGGCGGTTTGCGGCACCTGTCCGGTGAACCCGGTCGAACGCCGGTGCGCGTCGGCGTGTCCATCGGCGATTCGCTGTCGGCCCTGCATGGCGTGATCGGCGTGCTGCTGGCGCTGCGTCACCGCGAACAGCATCAAGGCGCTGGTCAGCAGGTGGATGTCGCGCTGTACGAATCGGTGTTCAACATGATGGAGAGCCTGATCCCCGAACATTCGGTGTTCGGCGCCGTGCGCGAACCCGCTGGCAGCAGCCTGCCGGGCATCGCGCCCAGCAATGCCTACCGTTGCCAGGACGGAAAGTACGCGCTCATCGCCGGCAATGGCGACAGCATCTACAAGCGCCTCATGGAAAAAATCGAGCGCCCGGACCTGGCCAATGACCCGGCGCTTGAGCACAACGACGGCCGGGTGCGGCATGTCGCGCGCATCGATGCGGCGATCTCCACCTGGACCGCCGAGCGAGGGCTAGACGAGGTGCTGAACGCGCTGAAAGACGCGAATATCCCGGCCGGGAAAATCTACGACGCCGCCGACATCGCCGCCGACCCGCACTATCAGGCACGGGGAATGCTGCTGCCCAGTCAGCTGGATGACGGCACGCCGGTCACCTTGCCCGGGATCGTGCCGAAGTTACTCAGCACCCCGGGGCAGGTGCGCTCCCGTGCGCCGACCCTGGGTCAGCACACTGACGCGGTGCTCGCCAGCGTGGGCATCGACGCCGACACACGCGAGCAATGGCGCGCGCGCGGCCTCATCTAA
- a CDS encoding hydroxymethylglutaryl-CoA lyase, whose product MKRLYIHEVATRDGFQNEKTFIETEDKVALINELSQCGYAKIEVTSFTSPKAIPALRDAEAVMAGIRRQPGVEYTVLVPNVRGAERALGCGIDEANLVMSVSEPHNRANLRMTREQSFAQLKEVIGVIGRGPVAVNVSLSTAFGCPMQGDVAPEEVLRWVEGFVALDVRGVTLCDTTGMAYPTQVQALSEAVRRHFPQLQLTLHFHNTRGMALANTLAALQAGVDRFDASLGGLGGCPYAPGASGNECTEDLVHMLDLMGYDTGMDLDRVIAASARLPGLIGHDTPSQILRAGKRLDLHPIPEPVPSLSQQIAINPMERTQ is encoded by the coding sequence ATGAAACGCCTGTACATCCATGAAGTCGCCACCCGGGATGGCTTCCAGAACGAAAAGACCTTCATCGAGACCGAGGACAAAGTCGCCCTCATCAATGAGCTCAGCCAGTGCGGTTACGCGAAGATTGAAGTAACGTCGTTTACCTCGCCCAAGGCCATTCCGGCGTTGCGTGATGCCGAAGCGGTGATGGCCGGGATCCGTCGTCAGCCTGGCGTCGAGTACACCGTGCTGGTGCCCAACGTTCGCGGCGCGGAGCGTGCCCTGGGTTGCGGCATCGACGAAGCCAACTTGGTGATGTCGGTGAGCGAACCGCACAACCGCGCTAACCTGCGCATGACCCGCGAGCAGTCATTCGCTCAGTTGAAGGAAGTGATTGGCGTCATCGGGCGCGGGCCGGTGGCGGTCAATGTGTCGCTGTCCACGGCATTCGGCTGCCCGATGCAGGGCGATGTTGCCCCTGAAGAAGTGTTGCGCTGGGTAGAGGGCTTCGTTGCGCTGGATGTTCGTGGCGTGACGTTGTGCGACACCACGGGCATGGCGTATCCGACGCAGGTTCAGGCGCTGTCCGAGGCGGTGCGAAGGCATTTCCCGCAGCTGCAACTCACGCTGCATTTCCACAACACCCGGGGCATGGCGCTGGCCAATACCCTCGCGGCGCTGCAAGCCGGCGTCGATCGTTTCGATGCCTCCCTTGGCGGCCTGGGCGGTTGCCCGTATGCGCCGGGCGCCAGTGGCAACGAGTGCACGGAAGACCTGGTGCACATGCTCGATCTCATGGGTTACGACACTGGCATGGACCTGGACCGGGTCATCGCCGCCTCGGCGCGGCTGCCCGGCCTCATCGGCCACGACACGCCGAGCCAGATCCTGCGGGCGGGCAAGCGCCTGGACCTGCACCCGATTCCCGAGCCTGTACCCAGCCTCAGTCAGCAGATCGCCATTAACCCCATGGAGCGCACTCAGTGA
- a CDS encoding VOC family protein, whose translation MIDHLDHLVLTTVDVEACKDFYVRIMGMQLETFGSGRLAFRFGNQKINVHERGHEFEPKAHLPVPGALDLCFIASGSLDDVIAHLKAQQWPIVEGPVQRTGATGPIRSVYVRDPDLNLIEISELTG comes from the coding sequence GTGATTGATCACCTCGACCATCTGGTCCTGACCACCGTCGATGTTGAGGCCTGCAAGGATTTCTACGTGCGCATCATGGGCATGCAGTTGGAAACCTTCGGCAGCGGCCGCCTGGCGTTTCGCTTTGGCAACCAGAAGATCAACGTTCACGAGCGCGGTCACGAGTTTGAACCCAAGGCTCACCTGCCGGTGCCGGGCGCGCTGGACCTGTGCTTCATCGCCAGCGGGAGCCTCGACGACGTGATCGCGCATTTAAAGGCGCAGCAGTGGCCGATCGTAGAAGGGCCGGTCCAACGAACCGGCGCCACCGGACCTATTCGCTCGGTCTACGTGCGTGACCCGGATTTGAACCTGATCGAGATTTCCGAACTGACCGGCTGA
- a CDS encoding FMN-dependent NADH-azoreductase, whose amino-acid sequence MKLLHIDSSILGDHSASRQLSRSVVQSFTAITPDTQVVYRDLANEPLNHFSGATLAAAGTPVEGRDAAQKLEVETNEATLEEFLSSDVVVIGAPMYNFSIPSQLKAWIDRICVAGRTFRYTEAGPEGLCKGKKVIIVSTTGGLHQGLPSGAGHDDLLKVVFGFIGVTDLQFVVAEGLAYGDEPRAAAMAAAQKHISETLFA is encoded by the coding sequence ATGAAACTCTTGCACATCGATTCCAGCATCCTCGGCGATCACTCCGCTTCGCGTCAGTTGAGCCGCAGTGTCGTTCAGTCTTTCACCGCTATCACCCCGGACACTCAGGTGGTGTACCGCGATCTGGCGAACGAGCCACTCAATCATTTCTCCGGCGCCACGCTGGCCGCTGCCGGTACGCCGGTGGAAGGCCGCGACGCGGCGCAGAAGCTTGAAGTGGAGACCAACGAAGCGACACTGGAAGAGTTTCTGTCGTCTGACGTCGTGGTCATCGGTGCGCCCATGTACAACTTCAGCATCCCGAGCCAGCTGAAGGCGTGGATCGACCGTATCTGCGTCGCCGGCCGTACCTTCCGCTACACCGAAGCGGGCCCGGAAGGTCTGTGCAAGGGCAAGAAAGTGATCATCGTTTCGACCACTGGCGGTCTGCATCAAGGCCTGCCGAGCGGTGCGGGCCATGATGACCTGCTCAAGGTGGTGTTCGGTTTTATCGGCGTCACCGACCTGCAATTCGTCGTCGCCGAAGGCCTGGCATATGGCGACGAGCCGCGTGCCGCTGCCATGGCCGCCGCGCAGAAGCACATCAGCGAAACGCTGTTCGCGTAA
- a CDS encoding alpha/beta hydrolase family protein has protein sequence MMRLCAVMMISLLGSLISVQASELQSWSVGFHELTFLDPLDSRPMHAYAFYPSTDDEHITRVQGYPIEASQDATIAMGRFPLLMLSHGNTGTPLAQHDLATSLARKGFVVVAVFHPGDNYMDHSRLGSLSNLYGRPLQISEAISAALIDPMLSPYINARRVGVIGYSAGGETALILAGAQPDLQRLRHYCTERPQDRDACKTQGELLADREDLHAQADPRVGALMLMAPLGLMFGRQTLADVHVPVLLYSGDGDELLAIDKNAEALARKLPDVSDFKLFAGAGHFVFMAPCDDEQRATQPGLCTDAIGVNRESIHRDLSSEAVRFFGTALGGPTSTAGMQTAAHREFEPVNSLDQ, from the coding sequence ATGATGCGTCTTTGTGCAGTGATGATGATCAGCCTGCTGGGCAGCCTGATTTCGGTGCAGGCCAGTGAGCTGCAGAGCTGGAGCGTGGGCTTTCACGAGCTGACGTTTCTCGATCCGCTGGATTCCCGGCCCATGCACGCCTACGCCTTTTACCCCTCCACCGACGATGAACACATTACCCGTGTTCAGGGTTACCCGATTGAAGCGTCGCAAGACGCCACCATTGCCATGGGCCGTTTCCCGTTGCTGATGCTGTCCCACGGCAACACCGGCACGCCGCTGGCGCAGCACGACCTGGCGACGTCATTGGCGCGCAAGGGGTTTGTCGTCGTGGCGGTGTTTCATCCGGGCGACAACTACATGGACCACAGCCGCCTCGGCAGCCTGAGCAATCTCTACGGTCGTCCGCTGCAAATATCCGAAGCGATCAGTGCTGCGTTGATCGACCCCATGCTGTCGCCGTACATCAACGCGCGTCGGGTTGGGGTGATCGGTTATTCGGCGGGTGGCGAAACGGCGCTGATTCTCGCCGGCGCCCAGCCTGATCTGCAGCGTTTGCGTCATTACTGCACCGAGCGCCCCCAGGACCGCGATGCCTGCAAAACCCAGGGCGAACTGTTGGCAGACCGTGAAGACTTGCACGCCCAAGCCGATCCCCGCGTGGGCGCGTTGATGCTGATGGCGCCACTGGGCTTGATGTTCGGTCGACAGACGCTGGCTGACGTGCACGTGCCGGTGTTGCTGTACAGCGGCGACGGCGACGAACTGCTCGCCATCGACAAGAACGCCGAGGCGCTGGCGCGCAAACTGCCCGATGTCTCGGATTTCAAACTGTTCGCCGGGGCAGGGCACTTTGTGTTCATGGCGCCCTGTGATGACGAGCAACGCGCGACTCAGCCGGGCCTGTGCACCGACGCTATTGGCGTTAATCGCGAAAGCATTCACCGCGATTTGAGCAGCGAGGCCGTGCGCTTTTTCGGCACTGCCCTGGGCGGGCCCACCAGCACCGCCGGGATGCAGACCGCTGCCCATCGTGAGTTTGAACCTGTCAACAGCCTGGATCAGTAA
- a CDS encoding Hcp family type VI secretion system effector produces MATPAYMSITGTKQGLITAGAFTADSVGNTYQEGHEDQVMVQGFQHEMIIPRDPQSGQPTGQRVHKPVKITKVFDKSSPLLLAALTSGERLTEITIQWYRTSAAGTQEHYYTTKLEDAIIVDIKDYMHNCQDPSNSHFTHLEDVEFTYRKITWTHEVCGTSGSDDWRSPVAG; encoded by the coding sequence ATGGCTACACCAGCATATATGTCCATCACAGGCACCAAGCAGGGTCTCATCACCGCAGGCGCCTTTACCGCAGATTCGGTCGGCAACACTTACCAGGAAGGTCACGAAGATCAAGTCATGGTGCAGGGGTTTCAGCATGAAATGATCATCCCGCGCGATCCGCAGTCGGGCCAGCCAACCGGTCAGCGTGTGCACAAGCCGGTCAAGATCACCAAAGTGTTCGACAAGTCTTCGCCACTGTTGCTGGCCGCTTTGACGTCTGGCGAACGCTTAACCGAAATCACTATCCAGTGGTATCGCACCTCGGCAGCGGGCACACAGGAGCATTACTACACCACCAAACTTGAGGACGCGATTATCGTCGACATCAAAGACTACATGCACAACTGCCAGGATCCGTCGAACTCGCACTTCACTCATTTGGAAGACGTGGAGTTCACCTACCGCAAAATCACCTGGACCCATGAAGTGTGTGGCACTTCGGGCTCCGATGACTGGCGTTCCCCGGTTGCTGGCTAA
- the tssA gene encoding type VI secretion system protein TssA, whose amino-acid sequence MSYSSQLSAHYLEAAQAPISLESFAGEDVRFSNEYEALESELGKAQSIHGNGQIDWVKVHEQSENLLRTQSKDLRVAAWLTWALYQRESFQGLLAGLGLLHYFCVQHWDDVHPVKARTRSAAISWLVPRLEKVLNDNVPIKEQLPLFSRLVEILEELDAVFTQHLGALAPLLLPISRRLKNLARRAADNLPDAGTADVAVAQVKQAATQLFASTAVITNEKDAHKSLRNQQESARSLCDWWLKQKAGDLRALRLNRTLLWLPIDALPERDAQRITALRGLPADKLKGYQDKYDQGSYADLLLELEASLAKAPFWFDGQRMVWECLQGLNAETAMREVELHFAQLIQRLPCVIELRFHDGVPFADPATRAWITASVMPRLQVASAPRTVEVADTHPAWESALESASSVLRKDGLRAAVQLLKQGGHSAQGGRARFFWRFALARLCFTARKYELAKTQLETLDQTLQDSGINAWEPDLALEVLHLLHSCFELLPQGHGDRERREEVYRRLCHLDLEVVLE is encoded by the coding sequence ATGTCTTATTCAAGTCAACTTTCTGCTCATTATCTTGAAGCCGCTCAAGCCCCTATTTCCTTAGAGAGCTTCGCAGGTGAAGACGTGCGTTTTTCAAACGAATACGAAGCCCTGGAAAGTGAACTGGGTAAGGCTCAATCCATTCACGGAAATGGCCAGATCGACTGGGTTAAAGTGCATGAACAAAGCGAAAACCTGCTCCGTACTCAATCCAAAGACCTGCGCGTCGCGGCATGGCTGACATGGGCGTTGTATCAGCGGGAGTCTTTCCAGGGGCTGTTGGCAGGGCTTGGGCTTCTTCACTATTTTTGCGTGCAGCATTGGGACGACGTTCATCCCGTGAAAGCCCGCACACGCTCGGCAGCTATTAGTTGGCTGGTCCCCCGTCTAGAGAAGGTGCTCAACGATAATGTTCCGATCAAAGAGCAACTGCCGCTCTTCAGTCGCCTTGTTGAAATTCTCGAAGAACTTGATGCGGTGTTTACACAGCACTTGGGCGCCCTTGCGCCCTTACTGCTGCCGATCTCGCGACGTTTGAAAAATCTGGCCCGGCGCGCGGCCGACAATCTGCCTGACGCCGGTACCGCTGACGTGGCTGTCGCGCAGGTCAAGCAGGCTGCTACCCAGTTATTCGCCTCAACGGCAGTGATCACCAATGAAAAAGACGCGCACAAGTCGCTGCGTAATCAGCAGGAGAGCGCGCGCTCGTTATGTGACTGGTGGCTCAAGCAGAAGGCCGGCGATCTGCGCGCATTGCGCCTCAATCGCACGTTGCTGTGGCTGCCAATCGACGCCCTGCCGGAACGTGATGCACAGCGGATCACCGCCCTTCGTGGACTCCCGGCAGACAAGCTCAAGGGCTATCAGGACAAATACGATCAGGGCAGCTATGCCGATCTGCTTCTTGAACTGGAGGCGAGCCTGGCAAAGGCACCTTTCTGGTTCGATGGCCAGCGAATGGTCTGGGAGTGCCTGCAAGGTTTGAACGCGGAGACAGCAATGCGCGAGGTAGAGCTTCATTTTGCGCAGTTGATCCAGCGATTACCGTGTGTCATCGAACTGCGTTTTCACGACGGCGTGCCTTTTGCGGATCCGGCAACCCGGGCCTGGATTACCGCCAGCGTCATGCCTCGCCTGCAAGTCGCCAGTGCGCCCCGCACAGTAGAAGTGGCTGATACGCACCCGGCCTGGGAGTCTGCTCTGGAAAGCGCGTCGTCGGTGTTGCGCAAGGACGGCCTCAGAGCGGCAGTGCAGCTTCTCAAACAAGGCGGGCACAGTGCCCAAGGCGGACGCGCACGATTTTTCTGGCGATTTGCCCTCGCGCGTTTGTGCTTCACCGCCAGGAAATACGAACTCGCCAAGACCCAGCTTGAAACCCTCGATCAAACCCTGCAGGACTCAGGCATCAATGCCTGGGAGCCTGATCTTGCGCTCGAAGTGCTGCATCTCTTGCACAGCTGTTTCGAATTACTGCCTCAGGGTCATGGGGACCGAGAGCGCAGGGAAGAAGTGTATCGAAGGCTGTGCCACCTCGACCTCGAAGTCGTACTTGAATAG